A DNA window from Chelativorans sp. AA-79 contains the following coding sequences:
- the ispH gene encoding 4-hydroxy-3-methylbut-2-enyl diphosphate reductase has protein sequence MGSQKQKLTVRLCGPRGFCAGVDRAIQIVVLALKKYGAPVYVRHEIVHNRYVVEGLQERGAVFIEELDEIPDDHRERPVVFSAHGVPKSVPADAVARNLFYLDATCPLVSKVHKQAMRHQRLGRHVLLIGHAGHPEVIGTMGQLPEGAVTLIETVDDAARFTPPEGAELGFVSQTTLSVEDTAGIIRALEARFPHIQAPAAESICYATTNRQDAVKAAAPGADMFLVVGAPNSSNSRRLVEVAERAGASRALLVQRASEIPWGEIGPLSVLGLSAGASAPEIIVDEIIDAFAERYDVTVDLAVTAEELENFPVMRALRDVELTKADMAFVNGVG, from the coding sequence ATGGGCTCACAGAAGCAGAAGCTGACGGTGCGGTTGTGCGGGCCGCGCGGCTTTTGCGCCGGCGTCGACCGGGCGATCCAGATCGTCGTGCTCGCGCTCAAGAAATACGGCGCCCCGGTCTATGTGCGCCACGAGATCGTGCACAACCGCTATGTTGTGGAAGGCTTGCAGGAGCGCGGCGCCGTCTTCATCGAGGAGCTGGACGAGATTCCGGACGATCATCGCGAGCGGCCGGTGGTGTTTTCCGCCCATGGCGTGCCCAAATCCGTTCCCGCGGATGCTGTGGCGCGCAATCTCTTCTATCTCGACGCCACCTGCCCGCTGGTCTCGAAGGTCCACAAGCAGGCGATGCGCCACCAGCGGCTCGGCCGCCACGTGCTTCTGATCGGCCATGCCGGCCATCCGGAGGTGATCGGCACCATGGGGCAACTGCCCGAGGGCGCCGTGACCCTGATCGAGACCGTGGACGACGCCGCCCGCTTCACCCCGCCGGAAGGGGCCGAACTCGGCTTCGTGAGCCAGACGACGCTTTCCGTGGAGGACACGGCGGGGATCATCCGTGCGCTGGAAGCGCGGTTCCCGCATATCCAGGCGCCCGCAGCCGAATCCATCTGCTATGCCACCACCAACCGGCAGGATGCCGTGAAGGCGGCCGCTCCGGGCGCGGATATGTTCCTCGTCGTGGGCGCCCCCAACTCGTCCAACTCCCGCCGCCTGGTGGAAGTGGCCGAAAGGGCAGGGGCCAGCCGCGCCTTGCTGGTGCAGCGTGCGTCGGAAATCCCTTGGGGCGAGATCGGCCCGCTCTCGGTGCTCGGCCTCTCGGCGGGCGCATCCGCGCCCGAGATCATCGTCGACGAGATCATCGACGCCTTCGCCGAACGCTACGACGTCACCGTCGATCTCGCCGTGACGGCCGAGGAGCTCGAGAACTTCCCCGTCATGCGGGCGCTGCGCGACGTGGAACTGACCAAGGCCGACATGGCCTTCGTCAACGGCGTGGGATAG
- the rnhA gene encoding ribonuclease HI, whose product MKRIEIFTDGACSGNPGPGGWGAVLRYNGAEKELSGGEAQTTNNRMELTAAIEALNALKEPCEVDLHTDSNYLRDGISGWIEGWKRNGWRTADRKPVKNAELWQALDEARRRHKVHWHWVRGHAGHPENERADALARAGMAPFKKKRRAAAPRTGPSQEEEEALRKARVERRRAGAQAAALKRGES is encoded by the coding sequence GTGAAAAGGATAGAGATCTTCACCGACGGCGCCTGCTCGGGCAATCCGGGGCCGGGCGGCTGGGGCGCGGTGCTGCGCTACAACGGCGCCGAGAAGGAGCTTTCGGGCGGCGAGGCGCAGACGACCAACAACCGCATGGAGCTCACGGCGGCCATCGAGGCGCTGAACGCCTTGAAGGAACCCTGCGAGGTCGATCTGCACACCGACAGCAACTATCTGCGCGACGGCATTTCCGGCTGGATCGAGGGCTGGAAGCGCAATGGTTGGCGGACGGCCGACAGGAAGCCGGTCAAGAATGCCGAGCTCTGGCAGGCATTGGACGAGGCGCGCCGCCGCCACAAGGTGCATTGGCACTGGGTGCGCGGCCATGCCGGCCATCCGGAGAACGAGCGCGCCGACGCGCTGGCCCGCGCCGGCATGGCCCCGTTCAAGAAGAAGCGCCGCGCGGCGGCTCCTCGGACCGGCCCTTCGCAGGAGGAAGAAGAGGCGCTGCGCAAGGCCCGCGTCGAGCGCCGAAGGGCGGGGGCGCAGGCCGCCGCGCTGAAGCGCGGGGAGTCGTAG
- a CDS encoding protein-disulfide reductase DsbD domain-containing protein, producing MLRPLTSLSLLLALAAPAAAASSAWIESEGGAIRIVSSGLSDSNGALRGALEIRLDPGWKTYWRNPGEAGVPPEINLAPGSDAGSVQMLFPAPQRISDRYATWAGYKGSTALPVVFTFPRAGMAGIIEGSVFLGICEKICIPVEVPFSFDAGADPQNAGDAATVESAFAALPEEPRPGFRVEEVKRHDAQVEFEVNLPDDAGEPALFLAPPEGVQIAMPELKRRDGRRAVFSANLLNAVAKGAALRIDYTLTAGQEAVAGQIALP from the coding sequence ATGCTTCGACCCCTGACAAGCCTTTCGCTGCTCCTCGCCCTCGCCGCTCCCGCCGCGGCCGCCTCGAGCGCCTGGATCGAGAGCGAAGGCGGCGCCATACGCATCGTGAGCTCCGGATTGAGCGACAGCAACGGCGCGCTTCGCGGCGCCCTGGAGATACGGCTCGATCCCGGCTGGAAGACCTATTGGCGCAATCCGGGAGAAGCGGGCGTTCCACCCGAGATCAACCTCGCGCCCGGTTCCGATGCGGGCAGCGTGCAGATGCTCTTCCCCGCGCCTCAGCGTATCAGCGACCGCTACGCCACCTGGGCGGGCTACAAAGGCTCCACCGCGCTGCCCGTGGTCTTCACCTTTCCGCGGGCGGGCATGGCCGGCATCATAGAGGGCAGCGTGTTCCTCGGCATTTGCGAGAAGATCTGCATCCCGGTCGAGGTGCCCTTCTCCTTCGATGCGGGGGCCGATCCGCAGAATGCAGGCGATGCGGCCACAGTCGAGAGCGCCTTTGCCGCCCTGCCCGAGGAACCCCGCCCCGGCTTTCGGGTAGAGGAGGTTAAACGCCACGACGCGCAGGTCGAGTTCGAGGTGAACCTGCCTGACGATGCCGGTGAGCCGGCGCTGTTCCTCGCGCCGCCCGAGGGCGTGCAGATTGCCATGCCCGAACTCAAGCGCCGCGACGGGCGGAGGGCGGTCTTTTCCGCAAACCTCCTCAACGCGGTGGCGAAAGGAGCCGCCCTGCGCATCGATTACACGCTGACGGCCGGCCAGGAAGCCGTCGCCGGGCAAATTGCCCTGCCCTGA
- a CDS encoding DUF983 domain-containing protein, protein MSEDKAVWPPVDPVRAGLSGRCPRCGEGRLFSGFLTVGRRCANCGLDYSFADAGDGPAVFVILIIGFIVVGLALWMEVSTNAPLWLHFVLWIPLILVLSLTALRLIKGLLIALQYRNEAAEGRLDQPE, encoded by the coding sequence ATGAGTGAAGACAAGGCCGTATGGCCACCGGTGGATCCGGTCCGCGCCGGACTTTCCGGCCGCTGCCCGCGCTGCGGCGAGGGCAGGCTCTTCTCCGGCTTTCTCACGGTGGGTCGGCGCTGCGCTAATTGCGGGCTGGACTACAGCTTCGCGGACGCCGGCGACGGCCCGGCCGTCTTCGTCATCCTCATCATCGGTTTCATCGTCGTCGGGCTGGCGCTCTGGATGGAGGTTTCCACGAATGCGCCCCTGTGGCTCCATTTCGTGCTCTGGATCCCGCTGATCCTCGTGCTGTCGCTGACGGCGCTCCGGTTGATCAAGGGGCTCCTGATCGCGCTGCAATACCGCAACGAGGCGGCGGAAGGGCGCCTGGATCAACCCGAATGA
- a CDS encoding YqgE/AlgH family protein — translation MIQKIGADRVGEAATLQDHFLVAMPGMRDERFLRSVIYLCAHNADGAMGIIINRSQELGFTDILVELGILDRSQSIRLPPRARNMAVRSGGPVDRSRGFVLHSGDYVVESSMAVSEKVCLTATMDILRAISAGRGPSQALMALGYSGWGAGQLEAEIADNGWLACPASPELLFEADIDTIYDRILASIGIDLLHLSDVAGHA, via the coding sequence ATGATACAGAAGATCGGCGCGGACAGAGTTGGCGAGGCCGCCACACTGCAGGACCATTTCCTTGTCGCCATGCCCGGCATGCGCGACGAAAGGTTCTTGCGCTCGGTGATCTATCTGTGCGCCCACAATGCCGACGGCGCCATGGGCATCATCATCAATCGCAGCCAGGAGCTCGGCTTCACCGATATATTGGTGGAGCTCGGCATCCTTGATCGCAGTCAGTCGATCCGCCTGCCGCCGCGTGCGCGCAACATGGCCGTGCGCAGCGGCGGGCCGGTGGACCGCAGCCGCGGCTTCGTGCTGCACAGTGGCGACTATGTGGTGGAATCTTCCATGGCCGTGTCGGAGAAGGTCTGCCTGACCGCGACCATGGATATCCTGCGGGCCATATCGGCGGGCCGCGGCCCCAGCCAGGCGCTGATGGCGCTTGGCTATTCGGGCTGGGGGGCGGGCCAGCTCGAAGCCGAGATCGCGGACAATGGCTGGCTTGCCTGCCCCGCTTCCCCCGAGCTTCTCTTCGAAGCCGATATCGACACGATCTACGACCGCATCCTAGCCTCGATCGGCATCGACCTTCTGCATCTGAGCGACGTCGCCGGCCACGCCTGA
- a CDS encoding peroxiredoxin, translated as MTISIGDRLPDVTIKKAGAEGAEDISTADYFAGRRVVMFGVPGAFTPTCSNSHLPGFVENYDAILARDVDAVAVVAVNDHHVMAAWARFSGAEGKLVFLADGNGAFTRALGLEQDMSAGGMGVRSKRYSMIVEDGIVKSLNLEEARGQAVTSGAARILEQLQTA; from the coding sequence ATGACGATTTCCATTGGCGACCGGCTGCCCGACGTCACGATCAAGAAGGCAGGCGCCGAAGGCGCGGAAGACATCAGCACCGCTGATTACTTCGCCGGCCGCAGGGTCGTGATGTTCGGCGTGCCCGGCGCCTTCACGCCGACCTGCAGCAACAGCCATCTGCCGGGGTTCGTGGAGAACTATGACGCGATCCTCGCCCGCGACGTGGATGCGGTGGCCGTGGTCGCCGTCAACGACCACCATGTGATGGCCGCTTGGGCGCGTTTCTCCGGGGCGGAGGGGAAGCTCGTCTTCCTGGCCGACGGCAATGGAGCGTTCACACGCGCGCTCGGCCTCGAGCAGGACATGTCGGCCGGCGGCATGGGCGTGCGCTCGAAGCGCTATTCCATGATCGTCGAGGACGGCATCGTGAAATCGCTCAACCTGGAGGAAGCGCGCGGCCAGGCGGTCACGAGCGGCGCCGCGCGCATTCTCGAACAGCTTCAAACCGCTTGA
- a CDS encoding SURF1 family protein, with amino-acid sequence MSIEQKAMGRRSWVLLAFSIPVFLLLLALGTWQVQRLHWKEGLLQRIDERIASQPVPFDEIAALYDRGEDIDYRPTVLSGTFLHGAERHYLATWEGRSGFFVHTPLELANGKYIFVNRGFVPYDRKDPGTRAEGQVEGAVEIGGLARTAPAEKPSFIVPDNDLAKNIFYWKDLAAMTRSAGLDPAEVYPFYVDANDAPNPGGLPVGGVTLINLPNNHLQYAVTWYGLAFALVCVLVAWFRRGRGGGRPQA; translated from the coding sequence ATGAGCATCGAGCAAAAGGCGATGGGCCGGCGGAGCTGGGTGCTGCTGGCATTCAGCATTCCCGTTTTTCTGCTGCTTCTGGCCTTGGGCACGTGGCAGGTGCAGCGCCTGCATTGGAAGGAAGGGCTCCTGCAGCGCATAGACGAGCGGATCGCCTCTCAGCCGGTACCGTTCGACGAGATCGCCGCGCTCTATGATCGCGGTGAGGACATCGACTACCGCCCGACCGTGCTTTCCGGCACGTTCCTGCACGGGGCCGAGCGCCACTACCTGGCCACCTGGGAGGGGCGATCCGGCTTCTTCGTGCATACACCGCTCGAACTGGCGAACGGGAAATACATCTTCGTCAACCGAGGCTTCGTGCCCTATGACCGCAAAGACCCTGGTACGCGGGCCGAGGGCCAGGTGGAAGGCGCGGTCGAGATCGGCGGGCTCGCGCGCACGGCGCCGGCGGAAAAGCCGTCCTTCATCGTGCCCGACAACGATCTCGCCAAGAACATCTTCTATTGGAAGGACCTCGCGGCGATGACCCGCTCGGCCGGTCTCGATCCGGCGGAAGTCTATCCCTTTTATGTGGATGCGAACGACGCGCCCAATCCCGGCGGCTTGCCAGTGGGCGGCGTGACCCTCATAAACCTGCCGAACAACCACCTGCAATATGCCGTCACCTGGTATGGTCTGGCGTTCGCGCTGGTCTGCGTCCTGGTCGCCTGGTTCCGCCGCGGGCGGGGAGGCGGTCGCCCGCAAGCTTGA
- a CDS encoding sensor domain-containing phosphodiesterase has product MLAWLVLAFGTAPAGAVEPIKISREDVALDLSKAVEIHRDQGENFQVSTAPGADGIVRRIEVEAQDGRSSGDWAVFALANTTDEQLDRLIVAPHFRLVGSGLVWPDLGSQRIAAITPSEGFALDRQPSSDADEFLVTLNPGTVVTFVAELSSPNLPQIYLWDPAAYKDTVNSYTLFRGIVIGIAGLLALFLTVLFVVKGTSMFPATAALAWAILAYISIDFGFLSRIIEISPGSEQLWRAGTEVALAATFVVFLFAYLNLARWHNHFSYGMLAWILGLVAIAGVAVFDPPIAAGIARISFAATAVVGLGLIVYLGFQGYDRAIMLVPSWLMVLVWLTGAGMAVTGMLDNDILQPAISGGLILIVLLIGFTVMQHALSGNAIFQGLFSDMERQALAISGSGDVVWDWDVLRDRVTTKPDISKQLGLAANTLHGPARSWLPLLHADDRDTFRTTLDMVLEQRRGRVAQSFRLRGADGHYHWLSLRARPVVGSDGEVIRCVGTMVDVTEQKKAEERLLHDAVHDNLTGLPNRELFLNRLDATIAMARRERKIRPTVLVVDIDRFKHVNDELGISAGDTILLTIARRLHRLLKPGDSLSRVAGDQFAIMLLSEQEPAQIAAVADAVRLAIRSPITFAKREIILTASIGLVSWTVAQTSAEEMIKDAELAMYQAKRFGGDRIEPFRPAFRSIGTDRLQMESDLRRAVDRKELRVAYQPIVRLEDGSVAGFEALLRWDHPRRGTIPPADFIPIAESSGLIVQLGLFAMQQAAEDLYSWQKQLGDVPLFMSVNLSSRQFIRRDLVGDVRSIIARANIKPRCFRLELTESIVMDNPEQSAHVLAKLKQLGIGLSLDDFGTGYSSLSYLTRFPFDTIKIDRTFLNDPSSKGNMLLKSMITMAHDLGLSVVAEGVSDERDIEQLRKVGCEYAQSFHFGTPADAEASLKLLADQNPVTAS; this is encoded by the coding sequence ATGCTTGCATGGCTCGTGCTCGCCTTCGGCACCGCACCGGCCGGGGCCGTCGAGCCCATCAAGATTTCCCGCGAAGATGTCGCCCTCGACCTTTCGAAGGCCGTCGAGATCCACCGCGACCAGGGCGAGAACTTCCAGGTCTCGACCGCGCCCGGCGCCGATGGCATCGTGCGGCGAATCGAGGTCGAGGCACAGGACGGCCGCTCGAGCGGAGATTGGGCGGTGTTCGCGCTCGCCAACACGACGGACGAGCAGCTCGACCGCCTTATCGTGGCGCCGCATTTCCGGCTTGTCGGCTCGGGCCTGGTCTGGCCGGATCTCGGCTCCCAGCGCATCGCCGCGATCACGCCTTCGGAGGGCTTCGCGCTCGACCGCCAACCCAGCAGCGACGCGGACGAGTTCCTCGTCACGCTCAATCCCGGAACGGTGGTCACCTTCGTGGCGGAGCTTTCCTCGCCCAACCTGCCGCAGATCTATCTCTGGGATCCGGCCGCCTACAAGGACACGGTCAATTCCTACACGCTCTTCCGGGGCATCGTCATCGGCATCGCCGGCCTGCTGGCGCTCTTCCTGACAGTGCTCTTCGTGGTCAAGGGCACATCGATGTTCCCCGCCACCGCCGCGCTCGCCTGGGCCATCCTCGCCTATATCTCGATCGATTTCGGGTTCCTGTCCCGCATCATCGAGATCTCGCCGGGAAGCGAGCAGCTCTGGCGCGCGGGCACGGAGGTGGCGTTGGCGGCGACCTTCGTCGTCTTCCTGTTCGCCTATCTCAACCTCGCCCGCTGGCACAACCATTTCAGCTACGGCATGCTCGCCTGGATCCTGGGCCTCGTCGCCATAGCGGGCGTCGCCGTCTTCGATCCGCCGATCGCGGCGGGCATCGCGCGGATCTCCTTCGCCGCGACTGCCGTGGTGGGCCTCGGTCTGATCGTCTATCTCGGCTTCCAGGGCTATGACCGGGCGATCATGCTGGTGCCGAGCTGGCTCATGGTTCTCGTCTGGCTCACCGGCGCCGGAATGGCGGTGACGGGCATGCTCGACAACGACATCCTGCAGCCTGCGATCAGCGGCGGCCTCATCCTGATCGTGCTCCTGATTGGCTTTACGGTGATGCAGCATGCGCTTTCCGGGAACGCCATCTTCCAGGGCCTCTTCAGCGACATGGAGCGCCAGGCGCTCGCCATCAGCGGCTCAGGAGACGTCGTTTGGGACTGGGACGTGCTGCGCGACCGGGTGACGACAAAGCCCGATATCAGCAAACAGCTCGGCTTGGCTGCGAACACGCTGCATGGGCCCGCGCGAAGCTGGCTTCCGCTGCTTCACGCGGACGACCGCGACACGTTCCGCACCACGCTCGACATGGTGTTGGAGCAAAGGAGGGGACGCGTCGCGCAGAGCTTCCGCCTGCGCGGCGCCGACGGGCACTATCACTGGCTTTCGCTCAGGGCCCGGCCCGTGGTGGGCTCCGACGGCGAGGTCATCCGCTGCGTCGGCACGATGGTGGATGTGACCGAGCAGAAGAAGGCCGAGGAGCGCCTGCTGCACGATGCCGTGCACGACAATCTGACGGGACTGCCCAACCGCGAGCTCTTCCTCAACCGGCTGGACGCGACCATCGCGATGGCCCGACGGGAACGCAAGATCCGGCCCACCGTGCTCGTCGTCGACATCGACCGCTTCAAGCACGTGAACGACGAGCTCGGTATTTCCGCCGGCGACACGATCCTCCTCACCATCGCCAGGCGGCTGCACCGTCTCCTGAAGCCGGGGGATTCCCTCTCGCGCGTGGCGGGGGACCAGTTCGCGATAATGCTGCTTTCCGAGCAGGAGCCGGCCCAGATCGCGGCGGTTGCCGATGCGGTGCGGCTCGCCATCCGTTCTCCGATCACCTTCGCCAAGCGGGAGATCATCCTCACCGCCTCGATCGGGCTGGTCTCCTGGACCGTGGCGCAGACCTCGGCGGAAGAGATGATCAAGGACGCCGAACTGGCCATGTACCAGGCCAAGCGCTTCGGAGGGGACCGCATCGAGCCGTTCCGTCCCGCCTTCCGCTCCATCGGCACGGACCGGCTGCAAATGGAATCGGACCTGCGCAGGGCGGTGGACCGAAAGGAACTGCGCGTCGCCTACCAGCCTATCGTGCGGCTGGAGGACGGCAGCGTGGCCGGTTTCGAAGCCCTGCTGCGCTGGGACCATCCCCGCCGCGGCACCATCCCGCCAGCCGACTTCATCCCAATCGCGGAGAGCTCGGGCCTCATTGTCCAGCTCGGCCTCTTCGCCATGCAGCAGGCTGCCGAGGACCTCTATTCCTGGCAGAAGCAGCTCGGCGACGTGCCGCTCTTCATGTCGGTCAACCTGTCGAGCCGGCAGTTCATCCGGCGCGATCTCGTGGGCGATGTGCGCTCGATCATCGCGCGGGCCAACATCAAACCGCGCTGCTTCCGGCTCGAGCTCACCGAATCCATCGTCATGGACAATCCGGAACAGTCGGCGCACGTGCTGGCCAAGCTGAAGCAGCTCGGCATCGGGCTCTCCCTCGACGATTTCGGAACAGGCTATTCGTCCCTCTCCTACCTGACCCGCTTCCCCTTCGACACGATCAAGATCGACAGGACCTTCCTCAACGACCCGAGTTCCAAGGGCAACATGCTGCTCAAATCCATGATCACCATGGCGCATGATCTCGGCCTTTCCGTCGTTGCCGAAGGCGTGTCGGACGAGCGCGACATCGAGCAGTTGCGCAAGGTCGGTTGCGAATACGCGCAGAGCTTCCATTTCGGCACGCCGGCGGACGCGGAAGCAAGCCTGAAGCTCCTGGCGGACCAGAATCCGGTCACCGCGAGCTGA
- a CDS encoding homoserine kinase, with product MAVYTDISEEELGAFLRQYAVGGLLSYKGIAEGTENSNYLLHTTAGAFILTLYERRVERADLPFFLGLMEHLAKKGVSCPQPVARRDGGIIGELAGRPAALITFLEGMWMRRPTVQHCHAVGKALAGLHRAAADFPLRRANALDPEGWQRLWDGTRARADEVEPGLAREVEADFAAVEHGWPKDLPSGVIHADLFPDNVFFLGGEVSGLIDFYFACNDLLAYDIATCLNAWCFEKDISYNITKGGALLAGYQSVRPLEQAEIDALPLLARGSALRFMLTRLHDWLTIPDGALVKKRDPMEYLRRLRFHRQVEAASEYGVVVA from the coding sequence ATGGCCGTCTACACCGACATCTCCGAAGAAGAACTCGGCGCCTTTCTCCGCCAATACGCGGTGGGCGGTCTGCTGTCCTACAAGGGCATCGCCGAGGGAACGGAGAACTCGAACTATCTTCTGCACACCACTGCCGGCGCCTTCATCCTCACGCTCTATGAGCGGCGGGTGGAGAGGGCGGATCTGCCCTTCTTTCTCGGGCTCATGGAGCACCTGGCGAAGAAGGGCGTCTCCTGTCCGCAGCCGGTCGCACGGCGCGACGGCGGCATCATCGGCGAGCTTGCCGGCAGGCCCGCCGCCCTCATCACCTTTCTGGAAGGGATGTGGATGCGGCGCCCGACGGTGCAGCACTGCCATGCTGTCGGCAAGGCGCTTGCCGGGCTGCATCGGGCCGCGGCCGACTTTCCGTTGCGGCGGGCCAATGCGCTCGATCCGGAAGGCTGGCAGCGGCTCTGGGACGGCACGAGGGCGCGCGCCGATGAGGTGGAGCCCGGCCTGGCGCGGGAAGTGGAGGCGGATTTCGCGGCTGTGGAACACGGCTGGCCGAAGGATCTGCCCTCGGGAGTGATCCATGCCGACCTCTTCCCCGACAATGTCTTCTTCCTGGGCGGAGAGGTTTCGGGGCTGATCGACTTCTATTTCGCCTGCAACGACCTGCTCGCCTACGATATCGCCACCTGTCTCAATGCCTGGTGCTTCGAGAAGGATATTTCCTACAACATCACCAAGGGGGGCGCGCTTCTCGCCGGCTATCAGAGCGTGCGGCCGCTGGAGCAGGCCGAGATCGACGCACTGCCTCTTCTGGCGCGCGGTTCAGCCCTGCGCTTCATGCTGACGCGGCTGCACGATTGGCTCACCATTCCCGACGGCGCTCTGGTGAAGAAGCGCGATCCCATGGAATATCTGCGCCGCCTGCGCTTCCACCGCCAGGTCGAGGCCGCGTCCGAATACGGGGTGGTCGTCGCGTGA
- a CDS encoding cytochrome c oxidase subunit 3, which yields MAEAHAKKHDYHIIDPSPWPFIASVGALIMALGAIAWMKAAQGNSFPLLGIDLAGARFWIFLIGLLIILYTMFSWWSDTIKEGQEGHHTRVVSLHLRYGMIMFIASELMFFVAWFWAFFDASLFPGDPVQVSRAEFTGGTWPPHGVEVLDPFHLPLYNTIILLLSGTTVTWAHHALLEDDRRGLVAGLALTVALGVLFSCVQAYEYMHAPFAFRDSIYGATFFMATGFHGFHVIVGTIFLAVCLLRAIAGQFTPQQHFGFEAAAWYWHFVDVVWLFLFAFVYVWASAGATIAH from the coding sequence ATGGCAGAAGCCCACGCAAAAAAACATGACTATCACATCATCGATCCGAGCCCATGGCCGTTCATCGCCTCCGTCGGCGCTCTGATCATGGCGCTGGGCGCCATCGCCTGGATGAAGGCGGCGCAAGGCAACTCGTTCCCGCTGCTGGGCATCGATCTCGCCGGCGCCAGGTTCTGGATCTTCCTGATCGGCCTGCTGATCATCCTCTACACCATGTTCTCCTGGTGGAGCGACACCATCAAGGAGGGCCAGGAGGGGCACCATACGCGGGTCGTCTCGCTGCATCTGCGCTATGGCATGATCATGTTCATCGCCTCGGAGCTGATGTTCTTCGTGGCGTGGTTCTGGGCCTTCTTCGATGCCAGCCTTTTTCCCGGCGATCCGGTACAGGTGAGCCGTGCCGAGTTCACCGGCGGCACCTGGCCGCCCCATGGCGTGGAGGTGCTCGATCCTTTCCACCTGCCGCTCTACAACACGATCATCCTGCTGCTATCGGGCACGACGGTGACCTGGGCGCACCACGCACTGCTCGAGGACGATCGCAGGGGGCTTGTCGCCGGTCTTGCGCTGACCGTGGCGCTGGGCGTGCTTTTCAGCTGCGTGCAGGCTTACGAATATATGCACGCGCCGTTCGCATTCCGCGATTCGATCTATGGCGCGACCTTTTTCATGGCGACCGGCTTCCACGGGTTCCACGTGATCGTCGGCACGATCTTCCTGGCGGTCTGCCTGCTCAGGGCCATCGCCGGCCAGTTCACGCCGCAGCAGCATTTCGGCTTCGAGGCAGCCGCCTGGTACTGGCACTTCGTCGACGTGGTGTGGTTGTTCCTCTTCGCCTTCGTCTATGTGTGGGCGTCGGCGGGTGCCACGATCGCGCACTGA
- a CDS encoding cytochrome c oxidase assembly protein: MTSPGKPAPARDRRNLGVAAVCAGVFVGMVGMSYAAVPLYRLFCQVTGYGGTTQRVEQYSDKILDKTIVVRFDANTSGVPWEFQPKQREVTLRIGETQEISYTARNLAAKATTGTATYNVTPEMAGAYFNKIQCFCFTEQTLEPGQSYDMPVQFFVDPEIVNVPELKNLKAITLSYTFYPKHPEAVEAPATDTSKTQKLGG; encoded by the coding sequence ATGACGAGCCCTGGAAAACCCGCACCCGCGCGTGATCGTCGGAACCTCGGCGTGGCTGCCGTCTGCGCGGGCGTTTTCGTGGGCATGGTGGGCATGTCCTATGCCGCCGTGCCGCTCTACCGGCTCTTCTGCCAGGTCACCGGCTATGGCGGCACGACCCAGCGCGTCGAGCAGTATTCCGACAAGATCCTCGACAAGACGATTGTCGTCCGCTTCGACGCGAACACCAGCGGCGTTCCCTGGGAATTCCAGCCCAAGCAGCGCGAGGTCACGCTCAGGATCGGCGAGACGCAGGAAATCTCCTACACGGCCCGGAACCTGGCGGCCAAGGCCACCACCGGCACGGCCACATACAATGTGACGCCCGAGATGGCCGGGGCCTATTTCAACAAGATCCAGTGCTTCTGCTTCACCGAGCAAACGCTCGAGCCGGGGCAGAGCTACGACATGCCGGTCCAGTTCTTTGTCGATCCGGAGATCGTGAACGTGCCCGAATTGAAGAACCTCAAGGCGATCACGCTTTCCTACACTTTCTATCCGAAGCATCCCGAAGCGGTCGAGGCGCCGGCGACGGATACTTCAAAGACCCAGAAGCTCGGGGGATAA